In Patulibacter sp. SYSU D01012, a single window of DNA contains:
- a CDS encoding crotonase/enoyl-CoA hydratase family protein, with translation MPFTAETLRYERRDRRAYITLDRPERLNAITGEMARELAAAVAHANEDDDVRVIVLQGAGRAFSAGYDLKRYAEGGEEHQGAVWDPIRDYRKMRANTDAFFSLWRSLKPTIAKVHGYAVAGGSDIALCCDLVVMAEDARIGYMPARVWGCPTTAMWVYRLGAERAKRMLLTGDTIDGRQARDWGLVIEAVPADELDAAVDRLAGRMASVPTNQLAMQKLMVNQALDNMGLQSTQTLATFFDGVTRHSPEGRWFVDFAQQHGFDAAVRWRDQGRLIPDGGGPIPTAAEVDGLDGRP, from the coding sequence ATGCCGTTCACCGCCGAGACCCTCCGCTACGAGCGCCGCGACCGCCGCGCCTACATCACGCTCGACCGGCCCGAGCGGCTCAACGCGATCACCGGGGAGATGGCCCGGGAGCTCGCCGCCGCCGTCGCGCACGCGAACGAGGACGACGACGTGCGCGTGATCGTCCTGCAGGGGGCCGGGCGGGCGTTCAGCGCCGGCTACGACCTGAAGCGCTACGCCGAGGGCGGGGAGGAGCACCAGGGCGCGGTGTGGGATCCGATCCGCGACTACCGCAAGATGCGGGCGAACACCGACGCGTTCTTCTCGCTGTGGCGGTCGCTCAAGCCGACGATCGCCAAGGTCCACGGGTACGCCGTCGCCGGCGGCAGCGACATCGCGCTCTGCTGCGACCTGGTCGTCATGGCCGAGGACGCCCGCATCGGCTACATGCCCGCCCGGGTGTGGGGCTGCCCGACGACCGCGATGTGGGTGTACCGCCTGGGCGCCGAGCGGGCCAAGCGGATGCTGCTGACCGGCGACACGATCGACGGCCGGCAGGCCCGCGACTGGGGGCTCGTGATCGAGGCGGTCCCGGCGGACGAGCTCGACGCCGCCGTCGACCGCCTGGCGGGGCGCATGGCCAGCGTGCCGACCAACCAGCTCGCGATGCAGAAGCTCATGGTCAACCAGGCGCTCGACAACATGGGCCTGCAGAGCACGCAGACGCTCGCGACGTTCTTCGACGGCGTCACGCGGCACTCGCCCGAGGGCCGCTGGTTCGTCGACTTCGCGCAGCAGCACGGGTTCGACGCCGCGGTGCGCTGGCGCGATCAGGGCCGGCTCATCCCCGACGGCGGCGGCCCGATCCCGACGGCGGCCGAGGTCGACGGGCTCGACGGGCGGCCGTGA
- a CDS encoding TetR/AcrR family transcriptional regulator — MAGTVRTAQRERTHARLLDAAIACLLEDGYAATTNQRIQERAGVSRGALLHHFPRKSALLVAAVHRVADEQLARLDGIGAPPPGAPGAFRATVMAVQRAMSGPAFLAAMELWAAARTDEELRQTLLPAERRLGHALRALLAPHLGGEDAGLEVDGLLALLRGLALTQTLSRDPERATAVVGAWVDRLAADGGAADPGRADRD, encoded by the coding sequence ATGGCGGGGACGGTCCGGACGGCGCAGCGCGAGCGCACCCACGCCCGGCTGCTGGACGCCGCGATCGCCTGCCTGCTGGAGGACGGCTACGCCGCGACGACGAACCAGCGCATCCAGGAGCGGGCCGGCGTCTCGCGCGGGGCGCTCCTGCACCACTTCCCGCGCAAGTCGGCGCTGCTCGTGGCCGCGGTCCACCGGGTCGCGGACGAGCAGCTCGCGCGCCTGGACGGCATCGGCGCGCCCCCGCCCGGGGCGCCCGGCGCCTTCCGCGCCACCGTCATGGCCGTGCAGCGGGCGATGAGCGGCCCCGCGTTCCTGGCCGCGATGGAGCTGTGGGCCGCCGCCCGCACCGACGAGGAGCTGCGGCAGACGCTGTTGCCGGCGGAGCGGCGCCTGGGCCACGCGCTCCGCGCGCTGCTGGCGCCGCACCTGGGCGGCGAGGACGCCGGCCTGGAGGTCGACGGCCTGCTCGCGCTCCTGCGCGGCCTCGCGCTCACGCAGACGCTCAGCCGCGACCCGGAGCGGGCCACGGCGGTCGTGGGCGCCTGGGTGGATCGCCTGGCGGCCGACGGCGGGGCCGCCGACCCCGGCCGAGCGGACCGGGACTGA
- a CDS encoding sigma-70 family RNA polymerase sigma factor, which produces MTAGARGAGLREAPEVGRASRRARLRADRAIAEEYERLRPKTLASLRSKLRRTGVELDDADLDAAYNQAWHTLHAKLAGGEAIDNLGGFLTQAAYYRSVDEYRRLHPDRRADVAPEIEFADDGPAVDDRMDDTRRLREVMEGLRLRLGERERKAAALCYLHGYTRPQAAAVLGVSASRMEKIMDGVSKSVAAITAQVAAGRWCEEQRSLITAYALDVLDRDGERYPLALAHLRGCAACRALVRELRGIAALVPPTALPWAALGVGAGGVGGLAAGAQSDGGTASPSGTAAARRAAREGRRTGVLVAAAIAACLALAGGAVALTAGGSGDGGASTGGSAGGAASASGSASAAGSGSSSASSASSASSSAPSSSASSVAAERRRARRAAAQRAARRERARRAAARRRAAAARASAAPAAGAPSGSSAGAGGSAASSPAPTTPAAAASPPAAPSPPVTSTSAAGGGTASAPPATSTSAPAGGSARPEGPVTDAQAEFGLEPEG; this is translated from the coding sequence GTGACGGCCGGGGCCCGCGGCGCCGGGCTGCGCGAGGCGCCCGAGGTCGGCCGCGCGTCGCGGCGCGCCCGCCTGCGCGCCGACCGGGCGATCGCCGAGGAGTACGAGCGGCTGCGGCCGAAGACGCTGGCGTCGCTGCGGTCGAAGCTGCGCCGCACCGGCGTCGAGCTGGACGACGCGGATCTGGACGCGGCCTACAACCAGGCGTGGCACACGCTGCACGCGAAGCTCGCCGGCGGCGAGGCGATCGACAACCTCGGGGGCTTCCTGACCCAGGCGGCCTACTACCGGTCGGTCGACGAGTACCGGCGGCTGCACCCCGACCGGCGTGCCGACGTGGCGCCCGAGATCGAGTTCGCCGACGACGGCCCCGCGGTCGACGACCGGATGGACGACACGCGCCGCCTGCGCGAGGTGATGGAGGGCCTGCGCCTGCGGCTGGGCGAGCGGGAGCGCAAGGCCGCCGCCCTCTGCTACCTGCACGGCTACACCCGGCCGCAGGCCGCGGCCGTCCTCGGCGTCTCGGCGTCGCGGATGGAGAAGATCATGGACGGCGTCTCCAAGAGCGTCGCCGCGATCACCGCCCAGGTCGCCGCGGGCCGCTGGTGCGAGGAGCAGCGCTCGCTGATCACCGCGTACGCCCTGGACGTGCTCGACCGCGACGGCGAGCGCTACCCGCTGGCCCTCGCCCACCTGCGCGGCTGCGCGGCCTGCCGGGCCCTCGTGCGCGAGCTGCGCGGCATCGCGGCGCTCGTCCCGCCGACCGCGCTGCCGTGGGCCGCGCTCGGCGTGGGCGCCGGGGGCGTGGGCGGCCTGGCCGCGGGGGCGCAGAGCGACGGCGGGACGGCGTCGCCGTCCGGCACCGCCGCCGCGCGGCGCGCGGCGCGCGAGGGTCGCCGCACGGGCGTGCTCGTCGCCGCCGCGATCGCGGCGTGCCTGGCCCTGGCCGGCGGCGCGGTCGCCCTGACCGCGGGCGGATCCGGGGACGGCGGCGCGTCGACCGGCGGATCGGCCGGCGGGGCCGCCTCCGCGTCCGGTTCGGCCTCCGCCGCCGGATCCGGCTCCTCCTCCGCGTCCTCCGCGTCCTCCGCGTCCTCCTCCGCGCCGTCGTCGTCCGCGTCGTCGGTCGCCGCCGAGCGCCGGCGGGCGCGGCGGGCCGCGGCGCAGCGCGCCGCGCGTCGCGAGCGGGCGCGCCGGGCGGCGGCCCGCCGTCGCGCCGCGGCCGCCCGGGCGTCCGCGGCCCCCGCCGCGGGGGCGCCGAGCGGCTCGTCCGCCGGTGCCGGCGGCAGCGCCGCGTCGTCGCCGGCACCGACGACGCCCGCCGCAGCCGCGTCCCCGCCGGCCGCCCCGTCCCCGCCGGTCACGTCCACGTCCGCCGCCGGGGGCGGGACCGCCTCCGCCCCGCCGGCCACGTCCACGTCCGCCCCGGCGGGCGGGTCCGCGCGGCCGGAGGGGCCGGTCACGGACGCGCAGGCGGAGTTCGGCCTCGAGCCCGAGGGCTAG